The Sulfitobacter indolifex genome contains the following window.
TGCGTATTATGGCTGACGACTCAACGGCCCTTACGGATGTTGTTGAAGAGCTCGAAGACGCCTCCCAAGGAACAGATACCGTCAAGGTCGGTCATCTGATCGACGCGCTGGACCAGCGTGGATACGGCGCGGCCCTTGCTGTGCTTCCGCTGATGGAGCTGACCCCGCTTGGCGGTATCCCCGGTTTTCCCACCATGCTGGCACTTTTGGTGGCTATTCTCGTTCTGCGCATGTTCATGGGCTATGAGCATTTTTGGGCCCCTGATTGGCTGCGAAACCGGAGCCTGAAATCCAAAAAGGTTTTGAAATCGGTCGAGTGGCTAAAGCCCATCTCAGAATGGATCGACGAAAAGCTCCACACCCGACTTGCCCCCCTTACCGGCTCCACGGGCCGAAAAGCGGCCAGCATTCTGATCCTTTGCCTCTGCCTTGCGGTGCTCCCACTTGAGGTGGTGCCCTTCGCAACATCCGTGCCGATGGTCACCATCTCAATCTTCGGACTGGCGCTGCTTTATCATGATGGTTTGCTGATGCTGTTGGGTTTCGCCGCCACCGGCATTGCGGGTTTTGCAGGGGCGACCCTGCTTCTTGGCGGCTAATCCTCTCGCGCGCCCAATCTTCGCCATAAATCAGCCACAGCGCTTAACCAATATCTAACAAAACCCTGCAGAGGACGCAGTTACGATGCCGATTTCCACGACCACATTTAACGAGCGGCTTGTCCGTCTCGAAGACCGCGCCAAGAAAAATCACAGCAAGCGACGCGGTGCAAAGCGCGGGCGCAAGGGTTTGGTGGTATTGGTTGCGATCTGTGTGCTCGTGGCAGGGGCAAGCATTGCGCAAGAAAGCATGCCGCAGGTTCGCGTATGGGCCGGGGCTGCCCTTGAACATGTCAGCGCGCTGTTGCCCAGGTAACGGAAAAAGATTTTCAATCTCATCGGTCAACTCAGTTGAACCGGTGTTCAATTGGGCTAACCTTTGCCTCGTACACAGACGCAGAGGGTCAAACTCATGATTAAATCACTTTTCACTACCACCGCGGCCATCTGCACGTTCATGGCAGCTCCCACCTTGGCCGCGCAGTGCGGAAACACGGCCAATGGCTTTGATGCATGGAAGGGCGCCTTTGCCCAAGAGGCCCGCGCCGCCGGCGTTGGCCAATCCGGCCTGAATGCATTGGCAAGCGCGCGCTATGCCAACGGAACCATTGCCGCAGACCGCAATCAGAAGTCATTCAAATACTCATTGTCCAAGTTCATGCAGGTGCGTGGCGCGGATACGATTGTAGCCCAAGGCCGCAAGCGCAAAGCCCGCAACGCTGGCTTTTACTCCGCGCTTGAGCAGCGCTACGGCGTCCCTGCCGGCGTTCTTCTGGCGATCCACGGCATGGAAACAGGCTTTGGTGGGTTCATGGGCGACAGCGCGGTTGTCTCGGCCATCACGACACTGGCCTATGACTGCCGCCGTTCCGACTTTTTCGTGCCCCATGCCATTGGCGCTTTGAAATTGGTTGATCAAGGCGCTATCACGCCCAGCACCAAGGGCGCGAAACATGGCGAGTTGGGCCATACCCAGTTTCTGCCCGGTAACGCGCTGAGCTACGGCGTTGATGGCAATGGGGATGGGCGTGTGGACTTTTACAGCGAAACCGATGCACTCGCCTCCACCGCCAACTTTCTGCGCCAGAAAGGTTGGCAGCCCGGTGCTGGCTATCAAGAAGGCCAACCAAATTTCCGTGTCATTCAGGCGTGGAATGCAGCGGGCGTCTACCAAAAGGCCATCGCGATCATGGCAGGCCGCATCGACGGCTGAACGACTTGATCTTTGTTAAGCGGCGGCGCGTCCCACGGGGCGCGCCGTTTGCGTTTGTACACCCCGCTATGCCCTTACGGGCATTTAATCGCCGCAGACCAAGAGGTTCCCGGCATTCTTTTGAGTTTCGGGGGGAACCGCCAGCAGCGTCAGCCGTTGGGCTGTAGATGATATAATTGACGAAGACGAATGGAGGGACCCATGCACGGAATTTTCTACCTTATCGGCCTTATCGTGGTCGTTCTCGCGATCCTGAATCTCGTATTTTAATGGAGGTCACCATGCCCGAAGACAAGAATACACAGACACAAAGCAGCACCGCTAAAGAGCAAGCGACTGCCGCAAAAGACAAAGCCGCCGCCGCTGCAAGCAGTGCGACCGAGACAGCCAAAGCGCAGGCCCGTGACTTGGCCGACACCGTTTCGACCGAAGCCACCAACTATGCGTATCAAGCCCGCGATACAGCTGCGGATGAAGTCAAAGGCGTGGCCTCGGCTTTGCGCACAGCCGCAGACGAGTTGCGCAGCGGCTCCCCTCAAGAGCGTAGCTTTAGCCAACTCGCCGATGGTTTGGCCGATGTGTCAGAAACCATGCGCGACAAAGACCTCGGCGAAGTGGTGGGTGACCTGAACGGGTTCGCCAAGCGCAATCCGCTGGTCTTCCTTGGTGGTGCAGCCCTTCTGGGCTTTGTGGCCACCCGTTTTGCCAAAGCCTCAAGCGATCGGCCAGCTGGTGGATACGGCGGGTCCGGCGTTGAATATGACGATGACGACCGTATTGACCGGCCCATGCCCGGCACGCCGCCGACTGGCGCCGCAAGCGCCGTTCCTAGCCGCGCAACCGCCCAACCTGCCGCGCCTACAGTCGTAACAGGAGATAAAGTATGACCACCGATAGCAATAAATCTGCCGGGAGCCTGCTGACCGAAGCGCTCTCCCACGTGAGCTCGCTGATGCGCAAGGAGGTCGATCTGGCCCGCGCAGAAGTGAACGAAAATCTGAAGCACGCAGGCGTGGCCATTGGTTTGATCGTCGGCGCAGTCGTCGTCGCTCTGACAGCGTTGAATGTGCTGAGTGCCGCCCTCGTCGCCGCGTTGACCGAGGCTGGCATCCCCGCCGGTTGGTCCGCTGTGATTGTCGGCGTGCTGCTTGCGATCGTTGCTTACGTGATGGTCCAGAAAGGCACAAACGACCTGAAACTGAGCAGCCTTGCGCCGACCCGCACAGCCAAAAACGTCAAGCGTGACGCACAGACCATGAAGGAGGTTTACGATGACAAATGACTCCAGAAATCCCGAAGAAATTGAACGCGAAATCGAACGGGAGCGCGCCGGTTTGGCCAACACTCTGGACGATCTGCAAGACCGCTTTTCGGTCGAAGGCATCGCGCGCCAGTTCTCGGATCAGTTCCGCGAGCATGGTGGCGACTGGGGCCGCTCGGTCTCTGAAGCGGCCAAGCGCAACCCGGTGGCTCTGGCACTGACAGGCGCTGGCCTTGCATGGTTGGTTTTCGGCAGCGGCAACACCCGCGACAACCGTGGCTATGAAGGTCTTGACCGTGAGCGCGCACATCCCGTGCCAGTTCCCGTGACAAACACCGACAATCGCCCCGCCGTGCGCGACGCTCGCCGTTCGTCTGCCCCTGCAAGCGCCTATGCATCCAGCTATGGCTCTGAGCGCAACGCAACTGACAACGTGCCCGCATGGGCCCGCGACGTACATCACGATGATGACGATGGCCGGGGCTTGGGTGATCGTGCCCGCTCTGCCGCTGGTAGCGTCAAAGGCGCTGCAGGCTCTGCGGCAAGCGGTGTCTCGGGTGCTGCAAGCTCTGCCGCGGGTGGCGTGAAGGGTGCTGCAAGCTCGGTATCCGAT
Protein-coding sequences here:
- a CDS encoding phage holin family protein; protein product: MTTDSNKSAGSLLTEALSHVSSLMRKEVDLARAEVNENLKHAGVAIGLIVGAVVVALTALNVLSAALVAALTEAGIPAGWSAVIVGVLLAIVAYVMVQKGTNDLKLSSLAPTRTAKNVKRDAQTMKEVYDDK
- a CDS encoding lytic murein transglycosylase, which codes for MIKSLFTTTAAICTFMAAPTLAAQCGNTANGFDAWKGAFAQEARAAGVGQSGLNALASARYANGTIAADRNQKSFKYSLSKFMQVRGADTIVAQGRKRKARNAGFYSALEQRYGVPAGVLLAIHGMETGFGGFMGDSAVVSAITTLAYDCRRSDFFVPHAIGALKLVDQGAITPSTKGAKHGELGHTQFLPGNALSYGVDGNGDGRVDFYSETDALASTANFLRQKGWQPGAGYQEGQPNFRVIQAWNAAGVYQKAIAIMAGRIDG
- a CDS encoding exopolysaccharide biosynthesis protein, which codes for MADDSTALTDVVEELEDASQGTDTVKVGHLIDALDQRGYGAALAVLPLMELTPLGGIPGFPTMLALLVAILVLRMFMGYEHFWAPDWLRNRSLKSKKVLKSVEWLKPISEWIDEKLHTRLAPLTGSTGRKAASILILCLCLAVLPLEVVPFATSVPMVTISIFGLALLYHDGLLMLLGFAATGIAGFAGATLLLGG